The Nitrospirales bacterium genome includes a window with the following:
- a CDS encoding OprO/OprP family phosphate-selective porin, giving the protein MITASMKVMALIFMLLYGSILTTPAFAGDTLADVLREKGTISKEDYIRIQAHEEKQAAEMSKKKKDDEVKVGWGKKGFSLTTADGLFSTSIQWRFQGRYSYPESGDPRTVSAFNDQDEQNFELRRVRMKVGGFGYKPWIQYYFEMDWQPSRASGEDSNDSAPRLLDWRIMLEKFQWLQLQIGQWKVNYNRERVDSSGKQQFVERSIVNRVFTIDRQVGVMIQGHLAPGTFADSRYYLGVFNGSGRGELNDDDQMMYMGRFQWNFLGRDLKWEQSDTEYHERPAGSVAFGAYTTTGKCTRWSSSGCGTLSSPDSLGNAFTSDSNAANGQFRVEGMVEEFAFKWRGLSIQHEYHWKQVKDSGGGISGVPSSKTNLMGSYSQIGYFPHGLIPAIPKPLEVAFRYAFVDPNVFAKNDKRQEFTFATNWFFAGHRNKLTLDVSYLTLAVPTGKDLIEERIRLQWDVSF; this is encoded by the coding sequence ATGATCACTGCCAGCATGAAAGTCATGGCTCTCATTTTTATGCTCTTGTATGGGAGCATTCTCACAACCCCAGCCTTTGCCGGAGATACCCTTGCTGATGTGCTCCGGGAAAAAGGCACGATTTCCAAAGAGGACTACATCCGCATTCAGGCCCATGAGGAGAAACAAGCTGCGGAGATGAGCAAAAAGAAAAAAGATGATGAAGTGAAAGTTGGATGGGGCAAAAAAGGTTTTTCTCTGACGACAGCGGACGGACTCTTCAGCACGTCCATTCAATGGAGATTCCAAGGCCGCTATTCGTACCCGGAGAGCGGAGACCCCCGAACGGTCAGTGCCTTCAATGACCAAGACGAACAAAACTTTGAACTCCGACGAGTCCGGATGAAAGTCGGGGGATTTGGGTATAAGCCCTGGATCCAATATTATTTCGAAATGGATTGGCAACCCAGCAGAGCCTCGGGTGAGGATTCGAACGACTCTGCACCCCGGTTACTCGATTGGCGCATCATGCTCGAGAAATTTCAATGGCTGCAGCTCCAGATCGGTCAATGGAAAGTTAACTACAACCGCGAACGGGTCGACTCCTCCGGAAAACAGCAATTCGTCGAGCGCTCGATCGTCAATCGGGTGTTTACGATCGATCGTCAAGTGGGTGTCATGATCCAAGGCCATCTGGCGCCGGGAACCTTCGCCGATTCACGATACTATCTCGGCGTGTTTAATGGATCTGGCCGAGGCGAGCTGAACGATGATGACCAGATGATGTACATGGGACGCTTTCAATGGAACTTCCTGGGCAGGGATCTCAAATGGGAGCAGAGCGACACAGAATATCATGAAAGGCCTGCCGGAAGCGTGGCATTCGGTGCGTATACGACGACCGGAAAGTGTACTCGATGGTCATCGAGCGGTTGCGGAACCTTGTCCAGTCCCGATTCTCTGGGAAACGCGTTTACGAGCGACTCCAACGCCGCCAATGGTCAATTCCGTGTCGAAGGGATGGTCGAGGAATTTGCGTTTAAATGGCGAGGACTATCGATTCAACATGAATATCATTGGAAACAAGTCAAAGACTCTGGTGGAGGCATCAGCGGCGTTCCGAGTTCCAAGACAAATCTCATGGGAAGTTACTCGCAGATTGGGTACTTTCCTCATGGCTTGATCCCGGCCATACCGAAACCGTTGGAAGTTGCATTTCGATATGCCTTCGTCGATCCAAATGTTTTTGCCAAAAATGACAAACGCCAAGAGTTTACCTTCGCGACGAACTGGTTTTTTGCCGGGCATCGAAACAAACTGACCCTGGACGTCTCTTACCTCACACTGGCCGTCCCAACCG